From the Anaerobaca lacustris genome, one window contains:
- a CDS encoding glycosyltransferase family 2 protein codes for MTQDGSQTELSVVVPLLDERDNLRPLYDQIKQAIDGRYAYEILFVDDGSTDGGFDILTEFHSADPHVRVIRFRKNFGQTAALSAGFAHARGDVIVAMDADLQNDPADIPMLVARLHEGYDVVSGWRKERHDKALTRRLPSRMANWLISTITGVKLHDYGCTLKAYRREVLAETKLYGEMHRFIPALASWSGARITECVVNHRPRTAGVAKYGLARTWKVILDLITVKFLGSFSTKPIYIFGGLGALTAVGAVLSGLMVLYQKFIASYHLAMNRNPLLVLTAMLITATIQFVLMGLLAELLVRTYHESQGRPTYVIREVLDASGPVERSE; via the coding sequence GTGACGCAAGACGGAAGTCAAACCGAACTGTCGGTGGTGGTGCCGCTGCTCGACGAACGGGACAATCTTCGCCCGCTGTACGACCAGATCAAACAGGCCATCGACGGACGCTACGCATACGAGATCCTCTTCGTCGACGACGGAAGCACTGACGGCGGCTTTGACATTCTGACGGAGTTCCACAGCGCCGATCCCCACGTGCGGGTGATTCGGTTCCGCAAGAACTTCGGCCAGACGGCGGCGCTGAGCGCCGGGTTCGCCCACGCCAGGGGGGACGTGATTGTCGCGATGGACGCCGATTTGCAGAACGACCCGGCCGACATCCCCATGCTCGTCGCCAGGCTCCATGAAGGTTATGACGTTGTCAGCGGCTGGCGTAAGGAGCGGCATGACAAGGCCCTGACGAGACGGCTGCCGTCACGCATGGCGAACTGGCTGATCTCGACGATCACCGGTGTCAAGCTGCACGACTATGGCTGCACGCTCAAGGCGTATCGGCGGGAGGTCCTGGCCGAGACCAAGCTCTACGGCGAAATGCACCGCTTCATCCCGGCCCTGGCCAGTTGGAGCGGGGCGAGGATCACCGAATGCGTGGTCAACCACCGGCCCCGGACGGCCGGGGTGGCCAAATACGGACTGGCCCGCACGTGGAAGGTCATCCTCGATCTGATCACGGTCAAATTCCTCGGCTCGTTTTCCACCAAGCCGATCTACATCTTCGGCGGTCTGGGCGCCCTGACGGCAGTGGGGGCAGTCCTCTCCGGCCTGATGGTCCTATATCAGAAGTTCATCGCGTCGTACCATCTGGCGATGAATCGCAACCCGCTCCTGGTCCTGACGGCCATGTTGATCACGGCGACGATCCAATTCGTTCTGATGGGCCTGCTCGCCGAGTTGCTCGTGCGAACGTACCATGAGTCCCAGGGTCGACCGACATATGTCATCCGAGAGGTCCTCGACGCATCGGGCCCCGTGGAGAGAAGTGAATGA